The Clostridium felsineum DSM 794 region GTTATAAGGGGGACTACGACGAAGTTGGCAAAAAGAATTTTATGAAGGATGGTGTATCGGGTTCACTGGGGTTCGTTACTGATAAAGCATTACACGATAAACAAATTGGAGAATCAGTAGGTGATGTTCTTTATGATGTGGGTGACATTGCTTCTAATGGCAGGGGACTTACGGAATTAGCTGGAATAGCAGCAGCTCCTAAGTACGTAAAAATAGGAAAATTACCTTGTGAGATTGGAAAGTTTAGAAATAAGATTAAATATGCATATGTAGATTATATTGTAGCAGGACCAAGTTTAGGTGAAAGACTTAATAGCGGTAGAAAGGTCGTATCAAAAGTTAAAGGCATTATTTCAGATGTAGTTGATATGAAGAATAGTGCATTGCAACCTTCGCATAATTAATAGGAGAGTGTATGAAAAAATTAACCAGAGAGCAAAATAAAAGATTTAATAGGATTTCTGTCATAGCATGTACCATAATTTCATTTATGACAGTATTTTTAACCATTTTAATACAGGGAAAAAATTATGATGCTGGAATAGGCATTGCCATTTTAGGCTTTTTTATAATATGGATATGTCTTTATATTAGCTTAGGAATAGCTTCATATACAATAATTGAGCTTTTTAATGGATTTAAGGAAGAAAGCTTAAAAAGAAAAATAATAACAATAGCAATATTTCTTTTCATAATAGTAGGATTAATAGTAAAGATAACACAAGATATAAAAAAATAGGAGATGATAGTACATGAAAATACTTCCCATTGGATCTGTTGTATTGTTAAAAGGAGCAAATAAAAAACTTATGATATATGGGTTAAAACAAGAAGATATAGAAGCCAAGGTAACGTACGATTATGTAGGCTGTTTATTTCCAGAGGGAAATATAGATGCGAATAGCAATTATCTTTTTAATGGAGTGGATATAGAAAAAGTTTATTTTGTGGGTTATATGGACGAAGAACAAGAAAAGTTTTTAGAAAGTATACCAAGTCAACTTTTTAGATAGTTTTC contains the following coding sequences:
- a CDS encoding DUF4176 domain-containing protein, producing MKILPIGSVVLLKGANKKLMIYGLKQEDIEAKVTYDYVGCLFPEGNIDANSNYLFNGVDIEKVYFVGYMDEEQEKFLESIPSQLFR